One window of the Nicotiana tabacum cultivar K326 chromosome 4, ASM71507v2, whole genome shotgun sequence genome contains the following:
- the LOC142179838 gene encoding putative mitochondrial protein AtMg00860 — protein MEHLRKVFQVLWENELYIKCEFAQSKVQFLGHVISNGELRMEEAKVRAIQEWEAPIKVNELRFFIGLINHYHRFISGYSPKAAPVTELLKKNKPWVWTKHCQKAF, from the coding sequence ATggagcacttaaggaaggttttccaagtcttgtGGGAGAACGAGCTATACATCAAATGCGAGTTTGCACAATCAAAGGTGCAATTCTTAGGCCATGTTATTAGCAATGGTGAGCTACGCATGGAGGAGGCTAAGGTACGTGCTATCCAAGAGTGGGAGGCACCTATAAAGGTAAATGAGTTGAGATTCTTCATTGGCCTTATTAACCACTATCATCGGTTCATCAGTGGCTACTCACCAAAAGCCGCACCAGTGactgagttgctaaagaagaacaagccatgggtttggacGAAGCATTGTCAAAAGGCGTTTTAA